Below is a genomic region from Paenibacillus segetis.
ATTGCTATCTAAGCAGAAGCAACCGGAGAATTGGTTCGGAGTGGACTACAATTTAAATGTGTATAGAGGTTGTGTACATGGCTGCATTTATTGTGATTCCCGAAGTGAATGCTACGGAATTGAAGTATTTGAAGATATTACGGTGAAAAAGAATGCTGTGGAGCTATTGAACAAAGAGCTACGTGGCAAGCGACACAAGGGTATGATTGGTACGGGATCAATGAGTGATCCCTATATGCCAATCGAACGTTCTTTGCGGTTGACACGGGGGGTTCTAGAGACCATATTAGCTCACGGGTTTGCTGTCCATACGGTCACGAAAAGTGACCTGGTAGTGCGGGATGCCGATGTGCTAGAAGCCATTAGCCGTAAGACTCATGCCACTGTCGCGGTATCCCTTAGTACAAGTGATGAGAAGCAAGCAGCTTGGATTGAGCCTCATGCACCTTCTCCTAGTGCCCGTATGCAGGCAATGGGCACCCTAGCTAGACAGGGTATATACACGGGAGTGCTAATGATGCCTGTGTTGCCCTTCTTGACTGATAACCGTGCCAATATAGTAAACATAGTGGAGAAAGCGCATGCTAATGGGGCCCAGTTTATCATTCCGTGGTTAGGGATGTCATTACGGGATCGTCAGCGGGATTATTATTACGAGCATTTAGCTAAGAGCACACCAGGATTGGTTAAGCAATATCAAAGAACCTATGGGAATCGCTATAATTGCATGTCTCCGCGTGCTGCAGCACTGTGGGATGTTCTCCGTGAACTTTGTGATAAATACGGTATGACATGTGAGATGAAGGATGTTAAACGCTATGTCCCTCCCGAAGCACCGGAACAACTTCAGTTATTTTAGTTCTAGTTTCATAACGACTACAAGATAAATGTGTATAAAGAAAAGTCATTCGCCACAAATTAATGATGGATACAGAAAGTGAGATGTACAAGGGAGGGACTTTTATCATGACTAAGCCTAAAGGTTACACGACACCAGGAACACAGCCTGCTAACCACGAGAGGAACGAAGAACGTGGACATAGTGGACCAGAGCCATTATCCGGATCTAAAAAGGTGAAGAACCGGAACCATGTCAGCCACAATAATCCTCAGGGAAGTTAATTTTTTCGGACTACCGGGATCATTTCAACATGGAAAATAGTTGATGGATGCCTCAGCATTTCGCTGGGGCATTTTCTTTTGAAAATGAATTAAAGAAGACAGAGCGCTCAGAAAATGTAATAATAAAGATAGGGTCATCACCTAGGTATAGTTGGTGATTAACGATAAGGAAAGAAGGAATTAAAATTATAACCATACTGAAAGGATCGTGATGCGCTTGACCTTCTTCAATTCTTCAAATCATGTAGAATCAATACCCTCTGTAACACATGACAATTTACCTCCGCAATCTGATCTTCAACCTGTTCGCCCACATCATAAGCGAACCCTTGGCAACATCATGCTCCGAACCCTTTTTATCGCGCTTGGAGCTATCATTGTCTCGGTAGCGTTGGAATTATTTCTAGTACCAAATCAAATTACGGATGGCGGAATTACTGGTATATCGGTCATGTCTTCCCATTTAACCGAATGGGCACTTGGTATATTCTTGTTCTTGTTTAACTTACCTTTCCTCATCATAGGTTATAAACAAATTGGTAAGACGTTCGCCATGTCTACTTTGCTAGGGATTACAGTTATGTCAATTGGTACAGCGTTGTTACATCCGGTCGCACCTTTTGTTGATGATACCCTACTGGCATTTGTATTTGGCGGTATTTTACTCGGATTGGGCACAGGCTTGGTTATCAGGTTTGGTGGATCATTGGACGGTACTGAAATTGTAGCCATATTGATTTCTCGGAGAACAGCATTCTCTGTTGGCGAAATTATTATGTTTTTTAACTTCTTTATTTTGCTCTGTGCAGGTTTTGTATTTACATGGGAAAGTGCGCTGTTCTCATTATTAGCTTATTATATAGCGTTTAAGACAATAGATATCGTAGTAGATGGTTTGAATGAATCGAAATCGGTGTGGATTATCAGCGATCAGATTGATGAAATCGGAGATGCCATTCAGAGTCGATTGGGCCGGGGTGTAACTTATTTGTCCGGTGAAGGTGGATTTTCGGGTGATCCGAAAAAAGTTATATTTTGCGTTATTACTCGGTTAGAGGAAGCTAAACTTAAGGAAATTGTAAATCATTACGATGATAGTGCTTTTATGGCAGTAGGAAATATCCATGATGTGAAAGGCGGGCGCTTTAAGAAGAAAGCTATCCATTAGCTAAATTTTAAGTCTCGCATAGACTCACCCTGGTTTATTATATTTAATAAATCCCCACGTGAACTCGTCACGTGGGGATTTTTGTTAGAGCTTATTTGTTATTACGTAGCCGTCTAAAAAACGTAGTGAGCATTGTTGCGCACTCTTCTTGAAGAATACCGGAGGTTACTTCGGTCCGGTGGTTAAACCGAGGCTCCTGAAGTAAGTTCATCAGTGTACCAGCGCACCCTGCTTTGGGATCGGGTGTGCCGTAGATGACATGGGGAACACGACATTGCACGATTGCTCCAGCGCACATCGGACAGGGCTCTAAAGTAACGTAGAGACGGCAATTTAAGAGTCGCCAAGCTCCGATCGTTTCACTTGCTTCACGTATCGCTATCATTTCTGCATGAGCGGTTCCATCGAGATTGCTTTCTCTTAAATTATGTCCTCTACCAACAATTTCGTCGCCTAGAACGATAATAGCGCCAATGGGTACTTCGCCGATGGATTCTGCCTTTCTTGCCTCTGCAATCGCTTCTTGCATCCAATATTCATGCGAATGAGTTGAGAGAGGAGGCTCCGGGATTAATGGTAATGACATAAGATGTATTCAGCTCCTTGGGTTGTTTATAAATAAAGGGATTATGCAACGAACAAATATTCGTTGTTAACATGTTGTGGATAAACCTGTGCACAACCAGAAAAACTTGATCTTTTATCCCCACTATTATACACAATATACACACAATACTTGTTTATATGTGTATAACTTGTGTGTAATATTCTGATTTTCGACGAAAACGCGTTTTTTTGAGGTGTTTTTCCTCAATTGTAGGAAATCGGCATGTGAATATCAACATCTTTGCAAAAGATGTCGTTGCAGTTATGATGAGGTTATAAAGAAACATATTCCAAATATAGAATAATAGATAGGATTGTTCCAAGGGGTGAAAAGAGTAATTGTCCATTAAAACAAAGCTATCTCTCATTATGTCATTATTTGCTTTAGTGATTCTGAGTTTGAATGTTGTTATGGGTTACTTAATAACCCGGGACAACTTAACTAGAAATAACGAACTCAATATGATGTTAGCGGGCAAACAGATTGCTCTTGCTGTTGAACAAAGCCGTTCAGTCTATGAATATATTAAGGATCAATATAAAGAGGGCACTAATGATAACATAATAGAGAGTACATTATCATTGACCAGTCCTGATCGAATTACGCAGGAATCGATTCGGGTGAATCGGAACATTTTCGAAATTACCGGGTTAACCCTTAGGAACCCAAATGAACTGAGTATCCAGTTCGGTACATACATTTATAAGAATGATTCTACGGATCTTAAGTCTGTTAAAGAGGCGTTAAAGACTAGGAAAAGCATGATGAAGGACACTAAGATTAACGGCAAACATGTGCTTGAGAGCTATATTCCAATCATGCCGCATAATAGTGAATCTTATGTCATTCGGATAATCTCAAGTTATGAGCCCATATCTTCAGCGCTGTCTAGAGTGTTATTCAATAAAATATCTACTTCGCTTGTATTCATACAGATTATTATTATTATAAGCTCTATATTAGCAGGTAAACTGACAAGACCGATTCACGTTATTCTGAAGAAGGTCAATCAGTTAGCTTCCGGGAGTTTTGAGACGAGATTAGAGGTTAATAGCAGAGATGAACTTGGATTATTGTCCCATCGGATTAATGCGATGGCGAATAGTATGAGCTATACGACCTCAGAGCTCCGGCAGAAGAACGAAGAGAACCAGTCGATGAAGGAACATTTAGAATCCATTATCAACCAGACGGCGGACGCAATCCATTTAACCGATCTGGACGGAAACGTTATTCGCGTGAATTCAGCATTTGAATATCTCTATGGGTGGACGAGTGAAGAGATCGTTGGCTCTAGGTTAGATTTTATCCCTAGTTCTGCTGGGGAATATCGAAGAGAGTGGCGTAAGGAGTTAGAGCTTGGGAGACCTTTTATACTGTCAAAGGCTGTGCGGATTTGCAAAGACGGTAGTAAGATAGACGTGAGTATCAGCGAATCGCCGATATTTGATGAAGATGGGAAGATTACTGCAGTTATAAGTATCTCGCGCGATATGACAGAGCACAATAAAATGGAGGAGTTGCTTCGTCGGTCTGAGAAGTTGACCATGGTTGGACAACTGGCTGCAGGTGTGGCGCATGAGATCCGCAATCCACTTACGACACTGCGAGGTTTTCTGCAGATGCAGCAACGTGCTAAGATAATAAACCAGAGTCATACGGATATTATGCTCTCCGAACTAGACCGAATTAATTTAATTGTGAGTGAGTTTCTGATTCTTGCGAAACCTCAGGCCGTAAATTTCCAAATCAGAGATGTTCGTTTCACTTTGGGTGACGTCATCTCTTTATTAGATAGTGAGGCGCATTTACACAATATCGAATTTAGGGCCCATTTCTCACAGGATCCTGTTCTGGTACACTGTGAAGAGAATCAGCTGAAGCAGGTATTTATTAATGTGTTAAAGAATGCAATGGAAGCCATGCCGGTAGGTGGGAAGATTACTATCAAGTTGGATGGTGAGGATCAACAGCACGCGGTAATCACCGTGACAGACGAGGGAGAGGGTATTTCCAAGGAACGATTGCAGAAGATCGGAGAACCCTTCTACACGAATAAGGAGAAGGGTACGGGGCTTGGACTCATGGTCACTCAACGTATAATTGAAGCTCACATGGGTACGCTGGCGATTGATAGTGAAGTAGGCCAAGGCACGGTAGTGACCATTACGTTGCCGAGGATTGAAGCAATAGAAGCAAGTGATGGGGAATCTAGGATAATGACATAACGGGGTGATCTTGACACAATGAGAATTAATAAATTTATTAGTGAGACTGGATTTTGTTCTAGACGAGAAGCGGACAAGTTAGTGGAATCCGGTCAAGTTACGATAAACGGTGTGAGAGCCGTTCTAGGTAGCCAAGCAGAGGACGGGGACGATGTCCGAGTAAATGGTAGACCTCTTGCCGAGAAGCTGTCCAGACACGTCTATATTGCTCTGAATAAGCCGGTTGGGATTACAAGTACGACCGAGCGCCATATTCGAGGTAATATTGTGGACTTTGTAGGTCATGAGGAACGGATATTTCCGATTGGTCGTCTAGATAAAGATTCCGAGGGTTTGATTCTATTAACCAGTGACGGTGATATTGTTAACAAAATATTACGGGCTGAGGGACGACATGAGAAAGAATATATTGTTACGGTCGATAAACCATTGACGCCTTCTTTCCTTAAAGCGATGAGCGAGGGAGTGAGAATCTTAGGGGAGATGACCCGACCTTGCCAAATGACTCGCATTAGCGAACGCGTTTTTCGAATTATCCTGACGGAAGGTAAGAATAGGCAAATCCGCCGCATGTGTAGCGCATTAGGTTATGAGGTACGCAAATTGCAACGGATTCGGATCATGAACATTCACCTTGGAAATCAGGCAATCGGATCGTGGAGGGAATTAACGGCGCAAGAGAAGCGTGAATTAGGACAGGCTTTAGATTATAAACTATCTTGATGATCGTAACAAAAAAAGCAGGCTTTGGAATGTACACCAAAGACCTGCTCTTTTATTGTATGTTTTGTTGATACTATCGAAGGTTCTATTGGACTGATTTCACTTCGACAGAATCCTGATATTTCCGAATAATGGACACTTCAACCCGGCGGTTTTGGGCGCGTCCTGCACTAGTGTCATTGGAGGCCACAGGACGATATTCGCCATTGCCCGTAGCGATGAACAATTTGGGATCAAGTTTATCGTCAAGCAGCAGAATCTTCATGAAATTTAAAGCCCGGACCGAGCTCAAATCCCAGTTGTCCCGAAATTGATTTGTTGAGATCGGAATATTATCAGTATGCCCGGAGACGAATACTTCATAATCAGGGAATTCCTCTAACATTTTCGCGATAGCCTTAGCTAATACCCGTGCTTCGGGTTTAACTTCCGCTTCGCCTGAAGGGAAGAGAGCAATGTCACTGATGGTGATCATCAACTGCGATTGATTCAGCTTCGTATCGAGTTGATCAGTTAATCCGTTTTGGTCGATGTATTTGTCAAGCCGTTTCTTGAGGGCTTCCAGGTTTTCTTCCTCTTGGCGTTTTAAATCACTCATTTTCTTATTCAGTGCTTTGGTAACATCCTCTGTAATTCCGGAATTTTCATTTTGGTTAATCATGGAATTATGATCAAGGACGCCCTTACCACCTGTAAGCACACTATTAAAGGCTTCGCTCATCTCCTGAAACTTCTGGCTGTCTACACTACTCATACCAAATAATACAATAAACATAGCTAATAGGAGTGTCATAAGGTCGGAATAAGGAAGTAACCAGCTTTCGTCGGCATGTTCTTCGTGATCTTGATGCCGTTTAGACTTTTTGCTCACCTTCACCCGCCCCCTTTTCTAAAATTTGCGCACGTTCGGCAGGGGTTAAAAATACAGCAAGCTTCTGTTGAATAGCAATCGTTGAAACACCAGATTGAATGGATAGTAGTCCTTCTACCATCATCAATCGAATTTCCATTTCTCTCTTGGACATCCGTTTTAATTTTGTTGCGATAGGGTGCCACATAACATAACCGGTGAAAATACCAAACACGGTGGCGATAAAGGCCCCGGAGATAGCATGAGAAAGTATATCGACATTACTCATATCTGACAAGGCGGCGATCAAACCGATTACGGCTCCAAGTACCCCTAGTGTTGGTGCATACATCCCTGCTTGTGAGAAGATCATGGCCCCAGCTTTATGCCGCTCTTCGGTTGCGGCGATATCCTCGGTTAGGACATCCTGAACAAAGTCTTGATCGTTGCCGTCAATAATCATACGCATGCCACCGCGAAGGAAATCATCGTCAATTTCGTCAACTTTGCTTTCCAAAGCAAGTAGGCCCTCACGTCTGGTAATCGTAGCCCATTCCATGAACAGCTTGATCAACTCACCCTTGCTGATCATTTTAGGTTTTGTCATTGTCAATTTAATTAATTTTGGGAACTTTTTAAGCTCCGACATTGGAAAGGCAACAAAGAGCGTTGCGGCTGTCCCACCAAATATAATGACAAAGGCTGCCGGGTTTTCTATTAAGCTGTTAACAGGTGCGCCTTTCAGAAACATCCCTACAATAAGGGCCACCACTCCGAGTACAAGTCCAATAATCGTTGAAATTTCCATTGTACACCTCGTCCTTGAGATATTGATCCATTCTTCTATCTTTCAGCATCCTTGCAGAAAGTAATGAATAAAGCTTGCAGAAAAAATGGTTTATCTTTGTTATCGACAGATTTCACTTTTTTTTTAAGTGAAATTTTCCGGTATAATAGAAACATAGCATTTGAAGATCTAAATAATGGAGGCTAAGATACTTGTGGGAGTAAAGCACGGTAGGGATTATAGCGAAATTTTGTCCGATATGACAGAGGCTGTATCACGGATTGGGGATAGTTATATTTTTTTTGAGATGGATTCATCAGACTGGGAAGGACTACCCGAGGAAGAAAGACACGAGGTTCATGAGGCATTGGCGGAGGATTTGTTCTATGCACTTGGAACACAGTCCGTAATCGAGGTTGGATGTGCAGTCGTGATTCATGACTTGGAGAACCATGTAATTAATTTCCTGATAGGCGAAGAGGAACTCACCTCTGTTAAGCTGGTTTAACGGGGGCCGACCCAACTAATTTTGATTGAGGCCATTTGAGTGGTAAAATAGTAGATCAAGAATAATAATGATCTATGCTTATATAGTTCTGTATGTGATTAAGAATATTGGGTGCTTGTCTCACGTATGACCGATAGGTGTGGGGAATATAATAAACTGTGTAAATTTTAGAAGTTCTGAAAGAACGGGAGGAAGAAGAATGCCGTTTACACCGCAAGAAGTAGAAGCGCATTTGGAGAAGCTGGAAGGGTGGGAGTTGGAAGAAGGGCGATGGATTGTACGTAAATATTCGTTCTCCAACTTTATGAAAGGTATTGCATTCGTTGACGAGGTGGCTGCAATCTCGGAGGCGTTTAATCATCATCCTTTTATAACCATAGACCATAAGACAGTGACACTTCGCTTGACATCATGGGAAGCTGGCGGGATTACGGCCGTAGACATTAAGGAAGCATATCAGTATAACGAGGCATTTGCAAAATACAGTGGTTAATGGATACGTCTGATAGCGCTTTCTGAGGCTGTTGACATGGCCATGCAGGGAGAATAGTAAGGCTATAGCTTAATTGGGCACAGAGTAGCCCTAGAGCGGCCCTGCGTTGTGTTTGTAATGCTAAAGATCTGTTGCTCTTTTTTTTCCTCTATAGTAAGGACAACGCCCGTCAGGAAATGGAACATATACCTGACGGGCGTTTGTGTATAGCATGTTATTTTTTCTCCGCAAGCCATAAAGCGACGTTGGCAATTTCTTCTTCTTTCAGTTTATCTTTGAACGAAGGCATATTGCCATTACCTTTAGTAATAATTCCGTAGAGTTGCTCGGCAGAGAGCTCAGCGCCAATCTTCTGTAGATTTGGTCCAACATTTCCTTGTAGTTGATCACCATGACAACTGATGCAATTGTTCGCGACAATGGTTTCTGCTTGTTCTGCACTTAACGTAACTTCCGGCATTTGAGGTTTATTTTCTTGTGCAACTTCTTCTTTGCCTGGTAAGGAGAACATTAATACAACGGCCAATCCGCACGCGACGATGAATAATCCGCTCATGATCCACTTTTGCATTCCGATCGTCCCTCCAAATGTAAACTATCCCTTTCATTATAACGGAACCTGTCATCGGATCAAGATATTTGTGTCAAAAAAAGCAATTTTTATTATATATAATATTCAAAATACCTGAAATAATGTGTTAATTATCATAGTCTATTGTGATTTTGGTTATTGAGAGTTTGGTTCGATCCCTTTATAAACCATACAATAAAATGGTTTGGATACTCCTCCAGGCGTCATTTTTTCGTATAGATCAGTAATTGTAAAGCCAGCCTTTTGGTAAGCTCGGATTGCCCGGGTATTCCAGGTCAATACCTCCAAATCTATCACATGTTTTGGTTTTCGACGCAGGGCTTCCTCTACAATAGTCAATACAAATGACTTACCCATTCCATGACCGCATAGATCAGGTCTCATCCCAATCCCAAGTCTTGTCACATCGGTAAGTGGGAAGTATTGAGCAAATCCAGAGAGAACACCATTCTCGTCCACTAGAGAAACGTACTGCTCGGCCCGTATAACGGGGTTACCGAACTCTACATCGAGCGCCTTCATTTGTTCCCAAGGGAGCCAACTGTAGACATCGTAAGGAGAGTCGTAGCGCCACGTGCTGATTGATGCTCCGTGATTATCTTCCATAGGGACTATCTTGAACTGGGGATTGGGTTTATCCATCTTTATGCCTCCTTGGACCGTAGGAATGCCGCGTTATGCGATCTCCAGCAGAATTGTTTTACCCTCACTGTAACGGGATTTTATGTCATTGTAAAGGTTCTTAGGTTTAAGATATTGTGGAAAGGGGTAATTTTCTATAGAAGAGTTAACCCAAAAAGTAGCTATTGATGATGAAGTGACGATTTCCATGTCGAAGCAGCGGTATTTTTACGAGCGTAATATAGGGGAATAGGTAGGCATCTGGAGCATTTTGCAGAAATATTTACTCTCATGCCGATTTACCTTTTATTTAAATTTAGAATGAAAAAAACCACAATCAATTCCGGAAAGAATCGATCATGGTATGAGATTTATACATCGTTATATTAAATATGAGGAGTTTCAGAAAAATCAGGATTCAGCCGCAAAGACCGAGTAGCTGTATTGGCTCAAAATTCGTTTAGCGCCAAGGTACCGTTGTTTATAGTAGCTGTTACTTAGACTGTCAGTGCGGATTCCTTTCGATGAAGAGGAGTGTGCAAACTTTCCATCACCAATGTAAATACCGACATGAGATACTCCATTTCCTAACGTGTTGAAGAAAACGAGATCTCCTTCTCTTAATTGACTCTTAGATACTGGCGTCCCTTGCTTGTATTGAGCCGCAGATGTACGAGCAAGACTTACGCCCATTTTCTTGAAGACGTATTGTGTGAACCCAGAACAATCAAATCCACTTGTAGTAATTCCACCAAACTTATAGGGTGTACCGTACACCGAGCTGACGACAGATACTAATGTGCTTTTGTCTGAGGTGTCAGCGGAAGCACTACCAGCTCCTACTCCCATTGTGAACAAAATGGCTAAGCTCGTTACCGCTGCTGTCAATGTCTTTCTCAAGATGTCAAATCCCTTCCAGTGCCTGCGAGGTTAGCTTAAGGATTCGGTTGAAGGTCCCCTATGATCACTCTGAAACGAGATCAATTCACCCATCATGGATCCCCCGTTTCCCCGGTGCCGGGAATTCGGCTGTTCAATATTGTGCACCTGAAAATAGACGTCGTTTTAAAAACATAGATTACAAATTTGTTACTATTTACTCTGGTTATTTTATCAAAGAGATAAAGGTTTTACAAGTTTGATCAGCCAAATGTATTATTTTACCTTAAAACTATCATCGACCTGTTTATGATTCCCGCTTTTGTGGTAATAATTCCTGAGCAGGAAAATAAAAAAACCCGCAGAAAGGATCTACGGGTTTTGCATACTTATAGTTGTTGTTTACTCTACATCATCGTGATCTTCAGTATCCGAAGTAACTTGTTCGAACTTATCTGTACTAAGAATACGTTTAGCCCCGACATAGCGTTTAACATAATAATCATCGCTAAGTTTGCTGATAACTACTCCCTTAGAAGAAGAAGCATGAGCAAATTTCCCGTCGCTAACCATAACGCCGACGTGTGAAACGCCTTTGCCATTGGTATTAAAGAATACCAAATCTCCTGGAATCAATTCATCCTTGGATACTGCAGTTCCCATCTTATATTGGGATCCCGATTGATGTGGTAGCTCGATACCGAGCTTGCCAAATACAAACATCGTGAATCCAGAGCAGTCAAATCCAGAAGTTGTGGTTCCACCGGATGCATACTTGCTACCAAGAGCTTTATCGACGGCGCTGTCTAGCTTAGAATCTGCGAAAGCGCTACCAGTTCCCAGTGTAAATAATAAGGCACAACCTACGGCTACTGCAGTTAACTTTTTCTTCAAAACAGGTCAAGCTCCTTCCAATGCCTACGAGGTTAGCTTAAGGATTCGGTTGAAGGTCCCCTATGATCCCTCTGAAGCGAGATCAATTCACCCAAAGTGGTTCCCCCGTTCCCCGTTAAGGGAATTCGGCTGAGATAATAACTTCCGAGATTACATATTCTACATCTAGATTTAAATTCCTGCTAAAGGTAACAAAAATAATTACAAAGTTGTTACTGCTGTTATTGTAACAGGGCTAGGTATCTTTTGGCAATGGTTAAATAACGAGAATTACAGACTGATATAGAAGACAAGACCTCCGTATATTAACGGAGGTCTTGTTATTAAAGGGAATATGAAGTTTGGTAGTGTTCGGATAAATTTAACTTTTTTGTGACTTCGTTTGCCAGAGATGATATTGAGAGGTTACTTGCCAAACTTTAAATATACTTTGGAATAAAGGGTGAGCCTGTTGCAAGATCAGAGCGAGCAAACCCGTCCAAATCCATGAAACGGCTCCAAATAACATAAACACAGCGAACGTAGAGATTCCTAGAATGAGCGTAATTCCAATTCCCGGCAGTAGATGCCTTATGCAGGTTAATAAGGAACTCCAGGTTCCCACCTTGAACAGATATCCGAATTGAGCGAATAGCAGACATTGACGGATGAGCCATCCATAACAGATCCAACCTAACACATATCCTCCTGTAGTCAGCAGGATAGGAAGGCTTCCTCCTGATTGCAGTAACCGGGGCCAGAGCACATATAGCTTGGGTGCAATCCAAAACGCTGGGCCCAGAATAAGAGCAAGCTCCAGAATATAAAAGAAAAAGAGGGGCTTCCAGAACTCTTTCATACCTCTAAAGAACGGTAATCCGGATTTCTGTGATTCCTGCGGAATGAGTCCGTATAAAATGCCTGCTTGGATCAGAGGGGTCAGTAGTAAGCGAATAGCCACCATTCCGATCAAAATCAAGCAATACACTCTAATGTCGTGATTTTGCTGCAACCCGATTTGTCCTTCTATGAGGAACAAAACCCGGCTTAAGTCGCTAAGTGAAGGATCAGGATATCTTTGCAGCACCGCTGTGACGACGGTATCGACCAGTCGGTACAAGAAGAACCCCCAGAGAAGTTGATAAAGAAACAGAATAATGACGGAGGGAAACTGCTTCTTTAGACGCTCCCATCCACTGCGAACATAGGTCATAACTTACCCTCCTAAAAGTCTTGCGTGCAATAACCTCGATGAAATACATCGGGCAAAACTTACTTCGTAAGTATCAGCTTAGTTTTGCGTGTAATAACCTCGATGAAATACGTCGAACAGAACTTATTTCGTAAGCATCACCACAGAAATGATCCGAGCACAGCCTCCAGTAGTTTGACGATCCCGAGGTTGGAGCGAGTACGAAGTGTTCCATCGACCTCAGCCTTTAAAAAATTGTTGATATGCTTGTTCTCTAGCACAAGCGAATAGTCAGGGTC
It encodes:
- a CDS encoding SPL family radical SAM protein, with the translated sequence MVHEVEARTLLSKQKQPENWFGVDYNLNVYRGCVHGCIYCDSRSECYGIEVFEDITVKKNAVELLNKELRGKRHKGMIGTGSMSDPYMPIERSLRLTRGVLETILAHGFAVHTVTKSDLVVRDADVLEAISRKTHATVAVSLSTSDEKQAAWIEPHAPSPSARMQAMGTLARQGIYTGVLMMPVLPFLTDNRANIVNIVEKAHANGAQFIIPWLGMSLRDRQRDYYYEHLAKSTPGLVKQYQRTYGNRYNCMSPRAAALWDVLRELCDKYGMTCEMKDVKRYVPPEAPEQLQLF
- a CDS encoding small acid-soluble spore protein P — protein: MTKPKGYTTPGTQPANHERNEERGHSGPEPLSGSKKVKNRNHVSHNNPQGS
- a CDS encoding YitT family protein; translated protein: MLRTLFIALGAIIVSVALELFLVPNQITDGGITGISVMSSHLTEWALGIFLFLFNLPFLIIGYKQIGKTFAMSTLLGITVMSIGTALLHPVAPFVDDTLLAFVFGGILLGLGTGLVIRFGGSLDGTEIVAILISRRTAFSVGEIIMFFNFFILLCAGFVFTWESALFSLLAYYIAFKTIDIVVDGLNESKSVWIISDQIDEIGDAIQSRLGRGVTYLSGEGGFSGDPKKVIFCVITRLEEAKLKEIVNHYDDSAFMAVGNIHDVKGGRFKKKAIH
- the tadA gene encoding tRNA adenosine(34) deaminase TadA, translated to MSLPLIPEPPLSTHSHEYWMQEAIAEARKAESIGEVPIGAIIVLGDEIVGRGHNLRESNLDGTAHAEMIAIREASETIGAWRLLNCRLYVTLEPCPMCAGAIVQCRVPHVIYGTPDPKAGCAGTLMNLLQEPRFNHRTEVTSGILQEECATMLTTFFRRLRNNK
- a CDS encoding ATP-binding protein, producing MSIKTKLSLIMSLFALVILSLNVVMGYLITRDNLTRNNELNMMLAGKQIALAVEQSRSVYEYIKDQYKEGTNDNIIESTLSLTSPDRITQESIRVNRNIFEITGLTLRNPNELSIQFGTYIYKNDSTDLKSVKEALKTRKSMMKDTKINGKHVLESYIPIMPHNSESYVIRIISSYEPISSALSRVLFNKISTSLVFIQIIIIISSILAGKLTRPIHVILKKVNQLASGSFETRLEVNSRDELGLLSHRINAMANSMSYTTSELRQKNEENQSMKEHLESIINQTADAIHLTDLDGNVIRVNSAFEYLYGWTSEEIVGSRLDFIPSSAGEYRREWRKELELGRPFILSKAVRICKDGSKIDVSISESPIFDEDGKITAVISISRDMTEHNKMEELLRRSEKLTMVGQLAAGVAHEIRNPLTTLRGFLQMQQRAKIINQSHTDIMLSELDRINLIVSEFLILAKPQAVNFQIRDVRFTLGDVISLLDSEAHLHNIEFRAHFSQDPVLVHCEENQLKQVFINVLKNAMEAMPVGGKITIKLDGEDQQHAVITVTDEGEGISKERLQKIGEPFYTNKEKGTGLGLMVTQRIIEAHMGTLAIDSEVGQGTVVTITLPRIEAIEASDGESRIMT
- the rluF gene encoding 23S rRNA pseudouridine(2604) synthase RluF — its product is MRINKFISETGFCSRREADKLVESGQVTINGVRAVLGSQAEDGDDVRVNGRPLAEKLSRHVYIALNKPVGITSTTERHIRGNIVDFVGHEERIFPIGRLDKDSEGLILLTSDGDIVNKILRAEGRHEKEYIVTVDKPLTPSFLKAMSEGVRILGEMTRPCQMTRISERVFRIILTEGKNRQIRRMCSALGYEVRKLQRIRIMNIHLGNQAIGSWRELTAQEKRELGQALDYKLS
- the motB gene encoding flagellar motor protein MotB, which encodes MSKKSKRHQDHEEHADESWLLPYSDLMTLLLAMFIVLFGMSSVDSQKFQEMSEAFNSVLTGGKGVLDHNSMINQNENSGITEDVTKALNKKMSDLKRQEEENLEALKKRLDKYIDQNGLTDQLDTKLNQSQLMITISDIALFPSGEAEVKPEARVLAKAIAKMLEEFPDYEVFVSGHTDNIPISTNQFRDNWDLSSVRALNFMKILLLDDKLDPKLFIATGNGEYRPVASNDTSAGRAQNRRVEVSIIRKYQDSVEVKSVQ
- the motA gene encoding flagellar motor stator protein MotA; this encodes MEISTIIGLVLGVVALIVGMFLKGAPVNSLIENPAAFVIIFGGTAATLFVAFPMSELKKFPKLIKLTMTKPKMISKGELIKLFMEWATITRREGLLALESKVDEIDDDFLRGGMRMIIDGNDQDFVQDVLTEDIAATEERHKAGAMIFSQAGMYAPTLGVLGAVIGLIAALSDMSNVDILSHAISGAFIATVFGIFTGYVMWHPIATKLKRMSKREMEIRLMMVEGLLSIQSGVSTIAIQQKLAVFLTPAERAQILEKGAGEGEQKV
- a CDS encoding 4a-hydroxytetrahydrobiopterin dehydratase, translated to MPFTPQEVEAHLEKLEGWELEEGRWIVRKYSFSNFMKGIAFVDEVAAISEAFNHHPFITIDHKTVTLRLTSWEAGGITAVDIKEAYQYNEAFAKYSG
- a CDS encoding c-type cytochrome, whose protein sequence is MQKWIMSGLFIVACGLAVVLMFSLPGKEEVAQENKPQMPEVTLSAEQAETIVANNCISCHGDQLQGNVGPNLQKIGAELSAEQLYGIITKGNGNMPSFKDKLKEEEIANVALWLAEKK